CTCTATCCGTTTCAAAATAATACTACATGTTTTATGATTTTTAAGCTTATTAATAAAACATAATAAAATTTAGTTATTAATGCATAGTTTTTTATAGTTTATATTTTCTATATTTCAAAAGGATGTGTTTTTTATATTTTCAATACAATTTTTGTCAACTAATAATGAAAAATTGTAAATTTCAAGAACATTAATTACAAAATAAAAGATAATACTCTATCCGTTTCAAAATAATACTACATGTTTTATGATTTTTAAGCTTATTAATAAAACATAATAAAACTTAGTTATTAATGCATAGTTTTTATAGTTTTATATTTTCTATATTTCTAAACCAATAAGACTTCAAGAAATATAATTAATGTTCTTGAAATTCACAATTTTTCATTATTAGTTGACAAAAATTGTATTGAAAATATAAAAAACACATCCTTTTGAAATAATTTTTTTTCTAGAATATTTAACTTTTTGAAACGGATGGAGTATTAATTTGAAAGTTTATTTCTATGTATATACTCAGGTATGGTGTTGTGATTAGTTCTGATAGGGCGGGATCTTAGATTTTGGAGTTTATAAACATTTTTTAAGAGTTTTAAATAAAAAATTAATAATTTGGAGACTTATTTATTTCTATGTATATAATCTCTAAAAAAAAATTGGAATCCAAAGCGAATGCTTCATTGAGTTGTGTTGTTTTGTGTCTCTGTGCTTTGTGTTCTTTAGTTTTCTTTGTCTAAGTTTGTGGTTTCTGTTTTTGAAGATTGAAGTTGTAGAAGATGAGGATGAAGATGATGAGGATGATGATACAGAGTCCACTGGAGTTTTGGACTTATCTAAGATCAGAGAGATGAGGCTTGTTCCTTCAGACTCTACTCAGTGTGAGTTTTTTATTATAATGTAATTCATTGTTTCATCACTACAAGAGTCTCAGATGCTAACTTTTGTTCTTGACAGTGGATACTCTGTTTGATGTGTTCTGCGAGTGTGCTGAGCTCAATCCAGAACCAGTTGAAGGTAAGCTTAGAGATACAACCTTTACTATTATTGTTTAATGCAATGTTTGGCTCACAAGTCATTTTACATGTTCGTTTGATTGTATCTTTTTCAGAGGAAGAAGAAGAAGAAAGTGGACATAACTGGGTGTTTAGTGCTGATCAGATGGTTGTTGGTGGAGGAGGTAATGTTTGAGACCAAACTTAAGAGTTTAATGTTCATCTTGAATTGTATGTAAGAACTGTAATATATGTGTTGTACAGGGGAAGAAGATGCAGAATGGCAAATATCTCAGAGCCCGACGAGTGTAATTGGTCATTCCAATGGAGATGAAAGTATTGCTCAGCCTATGCTTGAGGTAAAATAAATAAATAAACTGATTTTTCCTGATTTTATTTGATTGCTTGTTTATGTTAAAGCTAATTTAATAGGCTCAAACTGCAGCTTCCGATCAATGATCAGAGGTTTGATGATGCTGAAGAGATGGTCCATGAAAGCGAGACCAAAGATCACTAGTTTGTTCAGAAATGTCTCTTAACACTTCTTACGTTAAAACAATGTTGTATCTGTGTTCTTGAAAGTTCATATGTGCTTTGTTAAATATGCGTTAAGAACTTAAGACTTAGAAGATAGGTTTTGCTCATCTTGGTAACTCTCTCATTGATTCATTTAGGAACCAAAACGTAGCATGTGCCTAATAACATCAACAACACAGCTCCTGAAACATTCACTCGTGGCTTCTTACGTTGTTTCCTCTCCTTACTTATCCTCACTCTCCAAATCTCTCTCGAGATAAGTCTGTAGTACGTAGAGTCTCTTATCCTTTCCACTAATCGCAGTCACCTCATTCGCAAATGCTTTCTTTAACGTTGTGTACATTAAGGGTAAGGGAGGCGAGCCCATCGTACTCGTTGAAACATTAAGGTCAATTGAGACTTATCGTTGAATTGAACATTTGAAAACAAACTTATATGGGCTTCTGTGTTTCTTTCCAGCCCAGTCACTTGGATGTTCATCATTTTAAGTTTTTAACTAGTAATGAACTTTGTTAATTCTGTTTTATTGTATTATAATCAAAGTTTCAACGTGTTTTAATTAAAAGAAAATCCATCTTTCTAGAACGTTAACCAAAAAAAAAAATTTAGAACCGTGTTTTTAGTCAACCCTGAAGAAAATATCAAAAAATGCTAATTTTAAATTCCAAAACACAAGATTGGGTGAGTTTTCGCTTGTAGAAATGGAGAAGACATGCATTTGTTGGAAGCACGTTCTATTATAAAAAGGGCAAATCTCCAAAATAGCACCTCTCTAATTTTATATCACAAAAATAGCATTCAAAAACTAAAATGACCAAAATAGCACTTTTCTAAGTTTCTCTTTTGAAAATTTTAATTTTTTTATTTTTCAAAATTTGAAATCTTATCCCCAAAACCTCATTTCTCAACTCTAAACCCTAAACCCTAAATCCTAAACTCCACCCTTTAACTCTAAACCCTAAGTTTGTGACTTTTGATAAAACATTAAGTGCTATTTTTGTGACTTTTGACCTTGAGTGCTAGTTTGGAAACAAAAACTCGATTTAGTGCTATTTTTGTCTTTTTCTCTTGTAAAAACATTCTCCACAAATATTCTAACAACTATTTTTACATAATCAACAATTAAAAAAGTATATTGTATATATAATAAACTCACACGCTTGAGCGGACTTGCAACGACTATTAAAAACAAACCAGTCACCCACTTCCCGCGAAAACCTCAGTCTCTCTCTCCTTCCTTAACGTTATGGTTTGATAAACTCTCAACAAAGAAAAATCACAAAATGTAAATATGAAAATACAATTAATTATCTTCAAAATTTAAAAACGTACTCAGATTCTATCACAACTGTCGCCCATGTCAACGACGGAACACTCGCCTGAGAACGATCGGGATCCGCAACAGACCTCCTCCACCAGCGCGAAACTCCTGAAGGAAGATGATCGTCGTCAATCAGCAGCTGACCAAGGCTCAACGAGCCACGACTCTTCCGAAATGCTTGCTCCTTCTTCTTTAGGTCTAAACCACAGTTGGTCACATGGAGGTTAGTATCCGCAGGGGTGGGCATTTCGGTTTAAATTCGGGTTCGGTTTGGTTTGTTTGGGTCTAAGAAAACTTTAACTGAAGTCAACCAAAATTTATTTGGTTTGGTTTGTACTTCTGATGAGTTGAGATTGAATTAAATGATAACCGTCTTCTTTTCATACTTACTCGCTGCAATAGGCTTGTGCAGTTTCGTAAAGAGAGCGGTTATGTCGAAGAACACATTCTCAAGATGCACCAGCTAAGTGGTTTTGATCATCACTTACTGTTTACTGTTTGTCAAAACTAGGGAGAAGTAGATTAAACTTTGTGGACTAATAGATGATAAAAAAGTAGACTCATCAAACACCGTGGCGGAGGAAGAAAGCTCGGCAGACGAGGATGTAGTGCGTAGCTTACGTACAAGTCCACTTAATCCACGAGCTAAAGATCGAACATCGATTGAAGATTTCGAAATTATAAAACCAATCAGCCGAGGTGCATTTGGACGAGTCTTTCTTGCAAGAAAAAGAGCAACTGGTGATTTGTTCGCCATTAAGGTTGGTGATAGTAACATAATACTCTCTTCCAGATTGATTCTATGAATCTGTTCTTACAGTAACCCAATGATGCAGGTTTTAAAGAAGGCTGATATGATCCGTAAAAATGCTGTTGAGAGTATTTTAGCTGAGCGTAACATACTTATCTCAGTTCGTAA
This genomic interval from Brassica oleracea var. oleracea cultivar TO1000 chromosome C2, BOL, whole genome shotgun sequence contains the following:
- the LOC106325291 gene encoding chloride conductance regulatory protein ICln-like produces the protein MVVGLREFALRTGDGSPALDQSNGEEIMHVQPSVAVALGDRSVESPGTLYITSRKLIWLSDADVAKGYAVDFLSVSLHAVSRDPETYSSPCIYTQIEVVEDEDEDDEDDDTESTGVLDLSKIREMRLVPSDSTQLDTLFDVFCECAELNPEPVEEEEEEESGHNWVFSADQMVVGGGGEEDAEWQISQSPTSVIGHSNGDESIAQPMLELPINDQRFDDAEEMVHESETKDH